A single region of the Brachypodium distachyon strain Bd21 chromosome 3, Brachypodium_distachyon_v3.0, whole genome shotgun sequence genome encodes:
- the LOC106866308 gene encoding uncharacterized protein LOC106866308, which yields MERVIPEQDEPLPPDACNMTREAQILQARSMCGRGTQSPHGGDNWRRRTEEERDASIICHVHHALRRYNANNPGSEFDPVKPLMAAYVGFRSNIWVHVSFLARKRNASSSKRRRSKADDPVKHFFAELRYDHHLCKPTVETCTIIDKSSRHLKTTCAFCPENFEILHPLDGNFVCGKKSQAKEGQGFLRFLNILEKPFTCPTTNAEAKDDEAAQEKGSSMLAWTLLPFVFIRDFITGFLWAFDDTLKAWINGKARRKVRYERRMVYTN from the exons ATGGAGCGGGTGATTCCAGAGCAGGATGAACCCCTTCCCCCTGACGCGTGCAACATGACCCGCGAGGCTCAAATTCTCCAGGCACGCTCGATGTGCGGGCGCGGGACGCAATCGCCTCACGGCGGGGACAACTGGAGACGGCGCACAGAAGA GGAGCGCGACGCCTCAATCATTTGCCACGTCCACCACGCTCTCCGCCGTTACAACGCCAACAATCCA GGTTCAGAGTTTGATCCTGTCAAGCCACTGATGGCTGCGTACGTAGGTTTTAGGAGTAACATTTGGGTCCATGTCAGCTTCTTGGCTCGCAAGAGGAACGCCAGTAGTAGCAAACGGAGGCGCAGCAAGGCTGACGACCCCGTGAAGCACTTCTTTGCTGAGCTACGCTACGACCACCATCTTTGCAAACCAACTGTCGAAACATGCACCATCATCG ATAAGTCATCGCGTCACTTGAAGACTACCTGTGCATTTTGCCCCGAAAACTTTGAGATTTTGCACCCACTCGACGGAAATTTCGTATGCGGGAAGAAAAGTCAGGCAAAAGAAGGTCAAGGCTTCCTTCGTTTCTTGAATATATTAGAGAAACCATTCACATGCCCTACGACCAATGCTGAAGCCAAAGACGACGAAGCAGCTCAAGAGAAGGGAAGTAGCATGCTGGCTTGGACCCTCCTTCCTTTTGTCTTTATCCGTGATTTCATCACAGGGTTTTTGTGGGCCTTTGATGATACGCTTAAGGCTTGGATCAATGGCAAAGCTAGACGAAAAGTCCGTTATGAACGAAGAATGGTATACACAAATTAA